GGTGGATGAAAACGAGCGCGAAGGCCGCCAGGGGCACGCTGACCGCGCCCGCGAACGGCCGGTTGAAAAACAAGGTGAAAAAACGCGCGTGCAGCGGCAAATATTCGAAAAGCAGCCGCAGGGCGGCAATGGCCACAATCACGGCGCCGCCGACGCGCACCGGCAGATAGCGGTAGCGATAGCCCAGGTACAGCAGCACCGGGCCTTCAATCGCCCAGGCCAGCGTGATGCCGTGGACCCTCAGGTGCAGCGGCACGGCCAGGGTCAGAAAGGCCACGGCCAGCGAAACGAAGCCGAACAGCGCCTTGGCGTCGGTCGCGACGCGCCGCCGCACGAGGATGCCCAGCGCGAGATAGCAGGCCGCCATGAACAGCGCCACGAAGCCCAGGACGTAACCGTGTTCGTAATTCAAAATCGCGTAGGCAAAGCCGAACACTGCCAAGGCGTTGGCCAACGCCATCAGAAATCGTTCCATCACCACCGGAGTTCCCTGCCGCAAGTGGTAGACGAACGGCAGCGGCAGGAAGATCAGGTAAAACGCGCCGAGCCAGGCGGTCGCGGGCAGCCAGGCGGGATAATCGAAAAACTTCGCGTACCACCCCCCGAACAGCGCCATCGTCCCGACGAACGAAAGGATGTCGAGAACCCGCCAGCGGCGAAAAAAGGCCACGCCGAGCACGGCCAGGTCGAGCAGGGCCAGGTAGCCGAACAACGCGTCGCGCGCGTCGACGCCGGTGGAAACGAGCACCGGCGCCAGAAAAGCACCAAGGATCGCCAGCACGGCGATCGGCTGCGCGTTGCGCAACACCGCCAGCGTCATCCCGAGCGCGGCGATCAGCACGAGGGCGACAAAAGCCAGCGACTGCGGAATCAATTGGTAAAAGCCGTGCGCCGCGAACGCCGATAAAAAGAGGATCGCCAGCCCGAGCCCCAGGAGGCCCTGGCCGAGCGCGACCATCTCGCGGCGGAGACGCTGATCGCCGACGACGAGCAACACGATACCCGCGACCAGGCCCAGGCCGACACGCGCGGTCGGCCCCAGCCAACCGCTGTCGAAGGCGTACTTGATGAAGAATCCCGCCGCCAGAAACAACACCACCGCGCCGACGTAGGTCATCCAGCGCTTGCCGATCATCCCCTCGAGATCGGTCCAGGGTTCCTTCGCGGCCGGTTTTTCCGACGCGGGTTTTTCCGGCGCCGGAGGCGGCGGCGGGGGCGGCCCG
The sequence above is a segment of the Myxococcales bacterium genome. Coding sequences within it:
- a CDS encoding DUF2339 domain-containing protein; its protein translation is MMELGLGLLGLFLGLVVIVGAFAGLAAWSKTSRLNLRIEKLEKNLQLLNQRLAPEAQPPAAAPPEPRPVAPPEIKPATAPPIVAVAVPPAIPVAPAAGPPPPPPPAPEKPASEKPAAKEPWTDLEGMIGKRWMTYVGAVVLFLAAGFFIKYAFDSGWLGPTARVGLGLVAGIVLLVVGDQRLRREMVALGQGLLGLGLAILFLSAFAAHGFYQLIPQSLAFVALVLIAALGMTLAVLRNAQPIAVLAILGAFLAPVLVSTGVDARDALFGYLALLDLAVLGVAFFRRWRVLDILSFVGTMALFGGWYAKFFDYPAWLPATAWLGAFYLIFLPLPFVYHLRQGTPVVMERFLMALANALAVFGFAYAILNYEHGYVLGFVALFMAACYLALGILVRRRVATDAKALFGFVSLAVAFLTLAVPLHLRVHGITLAWAIEGPVLLYLGYRYRYLPVRVGGAVIVAIAALRLLFEYLPLHARFFTLFFNRPFAGAVSVPLAAFALVFIHQRFRDAGTKTDRGFRLAAALAGGLLLLGLLHEEIGSWIIYLRQAQNVSWRPYVWPVAAAIWAIGSAVYTWWGWRSRAAALRGGALFFLLIAWILAVRQYDVNGPEGYLIFLNGRFASNLAVLAALTWALVAGRRQREILSQAEGTLRQWLFIVGLFMLLLAVSLEVYSYPVETYADRQAGGWLGQVYLSIAWGLYAIALLIGGFQYKWRGLRLAALALIGVTLLKLILLDMADLAPLYRIFAFLAVGLLMIGASYLYHRVEKRRQAADQGGAR